CGCACCATATTCGGGATCGCCGATCAGCGGATGGCCGATATGGGCCATATGCACGCGGATCTGGTGGGTGCGGCCGGTTTCCAGGCGGCATTCCACCATGGAGGCGAGGCAGGTAGCATCCGCCCGTTCGTGATATCGCTCCACCACCTCGTAATGGGTGATCGCCTCACGGGCATCGTCCGAATCCTCATGCTTCACAGCGCGTTTTGTGCGATCGGCACCGCGGCCGAGAGCGGCGTCGATGGTGCCGCGAAGCGTGCGCGGGCGACCCCAGACAACGGCCTTATAGGCGCGTTCCAGCGGGCCGGTGCGGCCATGATCGGCAAATTGCGCGGCCAGATGCCGGTGGGCATTGTCGTTCTTCGCCACGACCATGACACCTGACGTTTCCTTGTCCAGCCGGTGCACGATGCCGGGACGCTTGACGCCGCCAATGCCGGAGAGGCTGTCGCCGCAATGGTGAATGAGGGCGTTGACCAGCGTTCCCGTCCAGTTGCCGGCGCCGGGATGCACCACGAGACCCGGGGGCTTCACCAGAACGATCAGGTCGTCATCCTCATATTCCACATCGAGCGGGATATCCTCGCCCTTGGGCTCAGGGTCTTCCGGTTCCGGCATAACGATTTCGATACGGTCGCCGGGATGCACCTTCTTTTTCGGCTCCGTCACCGGCTTGCTGTTGATGGAAACGGCACCCTGTTCGATCAGCGCCTTCAGCCGGCTGCGGGAGAAATCGCCGCCCACTTCGCCCGCCAGCCAGGAATCGAGGCGCCCTTCGGCGTCTTCCCCGGCAATCAGGACTTTCCTTGCGTCTCCGCCTTGTTTAAAGGGGTCGTTCATTCTTATTTTTCCGATCCATCAGCATTTCAGGGAACCCGATGACGCAGATCGAGCAAGACGAACAGGAAGACAAGCCGCTTGATCCGGTCATGGAAAAACTTCGCCGCCGGATGATCCGTTTGCAGATCGTTTCGGGCTCCGTGATGTTCATCGCCCTTATGGCTGTCTTTGGTGCCGTTGTCTACAAGGCGACGGGTAGCTCGAAAACGCCGGCGACGCAAAGCGTCGCGCCAAATCTAGCCGTGCCAACCGGCAATGGCCCGATGGCGGTCACCGCCAGCCTGCCGCAGGGCTTCACCATTGAAAACGTCAGCTATTCTGGCGGCGATATGCTGTTTTATGGCCGGCTGGCAAACGGAACCCGCAAGGCGCTGGTCTTCAATGTCGCCAGCGGCCGGTTCCTCGCGGATGTGACTGTTGATGGCCAGTGAGGCCGAACATCCATTTTTCGGTCAGCGGGCGCTGATCCCGGTTGAAGACCCGACCGACCCGCGCATTGCCGCCTTTCGCGACATTCGCGAGCGTGATCTCACCGGCCGGCAGGGGCGTTTCATTGCCGAGGGTACGGTGGTGCTGCGCATGCTGGCTGCCGCTCACAAGGCGGGTGGGGCCTTTGCGGCGGAAAGCATCCTGATCCTGCGCAACCGTCTTTCCGGCGTTGCGGATATCCTTGCCGAAATCCCCGATGATGTCCCGGTTTACGTGGCGGAAGCGCCGGTGCTGGATGGTATTGTCGGTTTCCACCTGCATCGCGGCATTCTGGCGCTCGGGCGGCGCGTGCGCGATGATGGGCTGGAAGAGACGATAGCAGCACTTCCCGCCTCGTCTCTGGTGCTCGTCGGCTGCGGCATCTCCAACCACGACAATCTCGGTGCCATGTTCCGCAATGCGGCAGCCTTTTATGCCGATGCGGTGCTGCTGGACGAGACGTGCTGCGATCCGCTCTATCGCAAGGCGCTGCGGGTTTCCGTCGGGTCGGTGCTCTCGGTTCCCTATCACCGCGGCGGCGGGGCGGTCGCGATGCTGGAGCGGCTTTCCGGGGCTGGTTTTGCAATCTGGAGCCTTTCGCCGGGTGGCGAGACCGAAATCCGCGATATTCCCCGCTCCGGGCGGATGGCGTTGGTCATCGGCACGGAAGGCGAGGGCTTGCCGCAATCGGTACTGTCTCGGTTTCATACGGCGAGGATTGCGCAGTCGCCGCAGTTGGATAGCCTGAATGCGGGCACGGCCTCCGGGCTCGCGCTTTATCAGATGGCGGGGGTGATGGGGCGGGTGTAGATCAGAGCCGCTTTAGCACTTCGGTGAACCTAGCGTTTCCGCTTCTCCATAACCACCTTAGCCCGCGTCGCAAGGCTTTCACGCCCCGACGAATCTGACGCCTTGGCGAGGAGCCCCGGAATGGGTGATGCCTCGCCCTCCCGCGCTGCTGTCAACGCGATCATCTCGGCTGCGATCCGTGCGATTTCGCGGCGGATGGGCTCGTCGTTGCCGGTGCCGCGCACGTTCAGCAGGCGTTCGGTGAGAGCGGTGCCCTGATTGCGGATATCCTCGATTTCCTGTTCCAGACCTTCAGGCGCCGACGCGTCCGGCTCTGCGCTGGGCTCCTCCGGCGGGGAGGCGGGGGCGGCATCCTCCGGGGCTGCCGTCTGTGGCACCTCCCTCTCGATGGCCGGTGCGGTTTCGAGCGTGGCGGCTGGGGCAGTTGCTGCGGGTTGCGGCTGCTCAACCGGCTTTTCAGCGGGATTCGGCAGGCGAATGATCATGTCGTTGCTGCGGCCGCCGGTTGCCGCCAGTTGTTCTTTCAGCCGCGCGACTTCCTGGTTGCGCAGGGTCAGCATCGTGTCGAGGTCGGCGTTTTTGGCGATGGTGCTCGCCAGCTGTTCCTCCAGCCTTGTTACCTTGCGGCTTTCGCGGGCAACGGCCTCCATCGCTTCCCGGTTGCGGCTGGCGATATCCTGAAGTTCTCGGGTGACGGTCTCGCCTTCCTTACGGAAGCGTGTGGCGCTTTGCTTGGCCTGTTCGGCTTCAAGATCGCGGGTGGCGGCGAGGATTTTCGAATCATCCAGCTCGCGCGTCAGGTTGGTGAGGCGCGCGGTGAGGTCGGCCATCTGGTTCGCGCGCTCGTTGGCGGCCTGCTCCTGTTGCGAGAGCGCGGCCTGGATCGTGGAGGCGCGGTCTTCGGCGGCGTCGAGTGCTGCGCGCAATTCGCCGATTTCCAGCGTCAGTTCCTCGATTTTCAGCGACAGGCTACGGTTTTGTTCGCCCAACCGATAGGCATCGCTGGAGGCGGCTTCGTTGGCGAGGCGCAGCGATGTGTTCTTTTCCCGCTCCGTTTCCAGCTCCTGGCGCACCTTGGCGTTTTCGGCGGCATAGAGTGCACGGGCCATGTCCTTCTGGGCGCGCACTTCCTGCGGGCTGATGGGCATCGTGGCGTGGATGCGCTTTTCCGTATAGGCGACGATCCGCCGGTGGATCGCAGGTGCGATCAACAGAGCCAGCAGGGTTGCGGTAAGAAAACCCAGTCCGAAAAGAATGGCATATTCGATCACGCTTTACAGTCTCCGAAACTCAGATACGCGCGCATTCGGAAAGAGGGGCGCGAAAACACGTTACGCTATTATTGCAACCGTGGGGAGGGGTTTCCCTTCGGCAATTCATGGGCGGGACCTTGCAACTTGTTTCTTCTCCCCGAGAGGGGAAAGTCCGCGTCAGCGGGATGCGGGGTCAAGGATTATGAGATACGGCAAGGTTGCCCCCTCATCCGACCCTTCGGGCCACCTTCTCCCCGGCGGGGAGAAAAAAGCTGCCGCAATAGTCTTGTCTTATCAGAACGGGTTCCAGGTCGGCTGCTGGGTGAGCTTCAGGTAACCGACGTTAATGCCGAGGCGCGCGCCGATGCCGGTGCGGATGGGCGCCAGCGTCACGTCGCTGCTTTTCAGATAGGTCATGCCGACGCCGGCGACGATGAAGGCGGAGCCACTGACGCCGCCATAACGGCGATAAAGCGAATCGACGGAGGGCAGATTATAGACCAGCATCATGGCGCGGGTGCCCTGTCCGCCATAATCAAGCCCGAGCGACGGTCCTTGCCAGAAGACGGGGTGTTGGCCGGCATTCTTGGTGTAGAGCGTGCCTTCGCCGTAGGTGAGGCCGGCTACGAAGGCGCCGGAGCCTTCCTGGCCGAGAATGTAGCCGTTCGGAAGGCCATATTGCTGGAAGGCCCGCTCCACCACCTTGGCAAGGCCGCCTGTGGTTTCACCGAAGAATCCGTGGCCTGCATCCACGACTTCCTGGAAAGTATACTGATCGCTGTTCTGGGCCGCCGCCGGCGCAACCCACATCAACAGGCTCGCAAGGAGCGCAACAATCTTTCCCAGTCCGAGGCGTGCAATGGTGCGGGTTTTCGTAAGGCGCATCGTCATGTCCGTCCGTCTGTTTCGTTGGCGCATCAGCCCAAAAATCCGAATCGATTTTCGAAAGGGCAGCCGCGCAGAGTCAAAGTTCTACAGCATGTTTCGTGCATTCTTGCGGATACACGGGGCTCCAGTGTGGCCTGTTAAGGCATTTGGCATTTTGAAACCATCCTATTAACAATCGGTTTACCAAATATGGTGTCATTATGGCTTAACAATTTCCACACCGTCCGCGCCTCCCTTGCGCAGGAGAGAATTTTATGACCAGCAAACTCAATATCACGCTGTCCGGTCCCGATCTGGCGGCCCTTTTGTGCAGCCGTGTGTGCCATGACGTGATATCCCCTGTCGGCGCGATCAATAACGGCCTCGAACTTCTGGACGAGGGCGGCACGGATGACGACGCCCTCGACCTCATCCGCACGTCCGCCCTTAACGCATCCGTGCGGCTTAAGTTCGCCCGCCTTGCATTCGGCGCTTCCGGTTCCGCCGGCGCGTCGATCGATACCGGCGAGGCCGAAAAGGCTGCGCAGGATTTCGCCGCCGCCGAAAAGAAGGCGGAGGTCAGCTGGAACGGTCCGCGCGCCATCGTTGCGAAGAATCGTGTCAAACTTCTGCTCAACCTTTTCCTCGTCGCTTACGGCGCGATCCCGCGCGGCGGTAATGTGGATGTGCTGCTGGAAAATCCCGATGGCGACGCCAGGTTCGAGATCACCGTCAAGGGCCGGATGATGCGCGTGCCGGCGAAGTTCGTGGAAATTTACGAGGGCCGGCTGGAAGAGGCGGTCGACGCCCATTCCGTGCAGCCATACTACACGCTGCTTCTGGCTGAAGAGGCCAACATGGAGGTGGACTACAAGGTGCATGACGATCGCATTGTCTTCACGGCGAAGTCGATCACGGCGTGATCGTTTCGGTGCGAGCGTGACGTTATCAGGGGGTCGGGCCGGCTTTGCCAGTGCCCGGCCTTTTCGTTTGAGAGGAGGAGATTTCTTGATCCGCATCGAAACCCCGCGTCTCTGTCTTCGGCCGCA
This genomic interval from Agrobacterium tumefaciens contains the following:
- a CDS encoding TrmH family RNA methyltransferase, yielding MASEAEHPFFGQRALIPVEDPTDPRIAAFRDIRERDLTGRQGRFIAEGTVVLRMLAAAHKAGGAFAAESILILRNRLSGVADILAEIPDDVPVYVAEAPVLDGIVGFHLHRGILALGRRVRDDGLEETIAALPASSLVLVGCGISNHDNLGAMFRNAAAFYADAVLLDETCCDPLYRKALRVSVGSVLSVPYHRGGGAVAMLERLSGAGFAIWSLSPGGETEIRDIPRSGRMALVIGTEGEGLPQSVLSRFHTARIAQSPQLDSLNAGTASGLALYQMAGVMGRV
- the chpT gene encoding histidine phosphotransferase ChpT, whose protein sequence is MTSKLNITLSGPDLAALLCSRVCHDVISPVGAINNGLELLDEGGTDDDALDLIRTSALNASVRLKFARLAFGASGSAGASIDTGEAEKAAQDFAAAEKKAEVSWNGPRAIVAKNRVKLLLNLFLVAYGAIPRGGNVDVLLENPDGDARFEITVKGRMMRVPAKFVEIYEGRLEEAVDAHSVQPYYTLLLAEEANMEVDYKVHDDRIVFTAKSITA
- a CDS encoding RluA family pseudouridine synthase, whose translation is MNDPFKQGGDARKVLIAGEDAEGRLDSWLAGEVGGDFSRSRLKALIEQGAVSINSKPVTEPKKKVHPGDRIEIVMPEPEDPEPKGEDIPLDVEYEDDDLIVLVKPPGLVVHPGAGNWTGTLVNALIHHCGDSLSGIGGVKRPGIVHRLDKETSGVMVVAKNDNAHRHLAAQFADHGRTGPLERAYKAVVWGRPRTLRGTIDAALGRGADRTKRAVKHEDSDDAREAITHYEVVERYHERADATCLASMVECRLETGRTHQIRVHMAHIGHPLIGDPEYGAAFRTKANLLEEPAKSIVGRFPRQALHAYLLAFEHPRTGEVMEFETDLPDDMEELIAALQA
- a CDS encoding DUF1134 domain-containing protein; its protein translation is MTMRLTKTRTIARLGLGKIVALLASLLMWVAPAAAQNSDQYTFQEVVDAGHGFFGETTGGLAKVVERAFQQYGLPNGYILGQEGSGAFVAGLTYGEGTLYTKNAGQHPVFWQGPSLGLDYGGQGTRAMMLVYNLPSVDSLYRRYGGVSGSAFIVAGVGMTYLKSSDVTLAPIRTGIGARLGINVGYLKLTQQPTWNPF